Proteins encoded by one window of Lycium barbarum isolate Lr01 chromosome 11, ASM1917538v2, whole genome shotgun sequence:
- the LOC132619674 gene encoding uncharacterized protein LOC132619674 → MGDKHSDDEMMGETGNAAAIYPPPIQGNASFHVNNAKLHLLNTKGLFGGLPTDDPNRHIKNFLGGCTTNVHPNVSAKTVRSGKTIGQEELVRKKGLVDEAKFFEKTRVNEEEVEMKKKRVTIEEPIVIEHVPESDNVPDDKKVVDEVPKALKPIPKPPPPFPQRLAKKADGGKFLKFIEKLKQLSINIALVEALEQMPGYAKFMKDLVTKRRHSSFEIMGVTHHCICIVTKALVQKKEDPGAFTIPCTIGRYKFAKALCDLGASINLIPLAIFNKLGLSIPRPTTMRLIMADRTIKKLVGILYNVLVRVDRFIFSADFVILDCEVDFEVPIILGRPFLATGRALADVERRDLKFRMNDEEITFHICKSMKQPADMSVMSVIDTIDEAMETTVEHEHVRILAAVIMNYERENEEEFEETVNALMGLGTYKYNPKKLDLDLENIKKPSTKPSIIEPPTLGIKPLPLHLNMNSLDQTTLCSR, encoded by the exons ATGGGGGATAAACACTCTGATGATGAAATGATGGGGGAGACGGGGAATGCAGCCGCTATTTACCCACCTCCAATTCAAGGAAACGCAAGTTTCCATGTGAATAATGCTAAGttgcacctgctcaacactaagggctTATTCGGGGGTCTACCAACagatgacccgaataggcacaTTAAGAACTTTCTTGGGGGGTGCACTACTAATGTGCATCCAAATGTCTCCGCCAAGACGGTCAG GAGTGGGAAAACAATCGGGCAAGAAGAGTTGGTAAGGAAAAAGGGGTTGGTTGATGAAGCAAAATTTTTTGAAAAGACAAGGGTCAATGAAGAAGAAGTAGAGATGAAAAAGAAGCGGGTGACTATCGAGGAGCCCATTGTTATTGAACATGTCCCCGAAAGTGATAATGTGCCGGACGACAAGAAAGTGGTAGATGAGGTTCCCAAAGCTTTGAAGCCTATTCCTAAACCTCCTCCTCCATTTCCTCAAAGATTGGCTAAGAAAGCAGATGGTGGCAAATTTCTCAAGTTCATAGAGAAATTGAAACAACTTTCAATCAATATCGCATTGGTGGAGGCACTTGAACAAATGCCCGGGTATGCGAAATTCATGAAAGATCTTGTAACCAAGAGGAGACATTCTAGTTTTGAAATAATGGGGGTTACACATCATTGTATCTGTATTGTGACAAAAGCTTTGGTTCAAAAGAAAGAAGACCCGGGAGCTTTCACCATTCCTTGCACAATTGGGAGGTACAAATTTGCAAAggctttatgtgatcttggagcaagcatcaacTTGATCCCCCTTGCTATCTTTAACAAATTGGGTTTGAGCATTCCCCGACCCACAACTATGAGGCTGATAATGGCGGATAGAACCATAAAGAAACTGGTAGGCATTCTTTATAATGTGCTTGTGAGAGTTGACCGATTTATTTTTTCGGCCGACTTTGTGATTTTAGATTGTGAAGTTGATTTCGAAGTgcccataatcttgggaagacctTTCTTAGCTACGGGGCGTGCTCTTGCAGATGTGGAGAGGCGTGATTtaaaatttagaatgaatgatgaagagatcactttccatatttgcaaaTCGATGAAACAACCGGCGGACATGAGTGTCATGTCCGTTATTGATACAATTGATGAAGCTATGGAGACAACCGTTGAGCATGAACATGTGAGAATTTTGGCGGCGGTTATAATGAACTATGAGAGGGAAAATGAAGAAGAATTTGAGGAAACGGTTAATGCATTGATGGGGTTGGGTACATACAAATACAATCCCAAAAAGCTTGATCTTGATTTAGAAAACATTAAGAAGCCTTCCACAAAACCCTCTATCATTGAGCCTCCCACCTTGGGAATCAAACCTCTACCTTTACATTTGAATATGAATTCCTTGGACCAAACAACACTTTGCTCGAGATAA